Part of the Ruegeria sp. AD91A genome, GCATGCGCCAACGTGCCATGATCGCCATGGCCATGGTGTCCAAACCGGAATTGCTGATCGCGGATGAGCCAACCACTGCTCTGGACGTGACCACCCAGGCGCAGGTTCTTGGCCTGATCAAGGAATTGCAGCGCGAAACCGGCATGGCGCTCATTCTGGTGACTCACGATCTGGGCGTAGTTGCCAACATGGCCGAGCAGGTCGTCGTGATGCACAAAGGTCGCGTCATGGAGGCTGGCCCCGCCGCACCGATCCTGACTGCGCCCGCACACCCATATACAAAGCAGCTTTTTGATGCTGCCCCGGAAATACCGGATCAGGATGCGGTGGGTATACCGATGCCCGACACGGATCTGATCCTTCAGATGAAGGATGTGTCCAAGACCTACACCATGCGGTCCAGCAAAGGATGGCAGTCCGATAAGGCAATCTATGCCTGCCGCGGTGTCGACCTGAATCTGGCGCGCGGCAAGACTTTGGCAATTGTCGGTGAAAGCGGATCGGGAAAGACAACGGCGGCCCGCATCGCGTTGGGGGCTGAATTGCCCGACCCTGGTGGTGAAGTCCTGTTTCGTAGTGCCCCCGATGCCGACCCGATCACGGTGCACAATATGACCCGAGCCCAGCGCACAGCGTTTCAGCGCAAGGCACAGATGGTATTTCAGGACCCTTACAGTTCGCTCAGCCCCCGGATGCGTATACAGGACGCCATGACCGAACCGCTGGAAATCCACCGCATCGGCACAACAGCCGAACAGCGCGACAAAGCCGCCGAGATGTTGCAGCGCGTCGGCCTGACGGGTGATATGCTCAAACGCTACCCACACGCGTTTTCCGGCGGGCAGCGACAGCGCCTTTCCGTGGCCCGAGCCATGATGCTGGACCCACAATTGATCGTGTGCGACGAACCCACCTCGGCATTGGATGTATCTGTTCAGGAACAAATCCTGACCTTGCTGGAAAACCTGCAAGACAGCCTGAACCTGTCCTACCTGTTCATCTCACATGATCTGGCCGTTGTCGCACGGATCGCTGACGAAGTTGCTGTCATGCGGCGGGGTCTGATCGTCGAACAGGCACCGCCTGAAACTCTTTTCTACAATCCGCGCCATCCATACACCAAGGCGCTGATTGCCGCTCAACCCGAACCCGACATCAATCGCCCGATTGACCTTCAATTGGTCTCTCTGGGCGCCGGCGCGCCGGACAGTTGGGATGAAGCCTTTCGTTTCTCGGACACCGTGATACCTTCACTGGTGGAATTGGAACCGGGCCATAAGGTACGTTGCCATGTTTAAGACCACTCGCCCTCTGATGCTGGCTGTTATGCTGGCTTTTTCAGGGACGCTGCCCGCCGCAGCAGAAGCCATCCCGACACCTCAGGAAAGCGCCTTCTGGAGCGCCGAGGTTGAAAGCGGCAATCTTCCGCCGGTGCAGGAACGTTTGCCCAAGGACCCCTTGATTGTGGATCTGACCGCAAAAGGAAGAGAATTCGGAACGCCGGGCGGCACTCTGCGTACCATGGTCACGCGATCCAAAGATATAAGACAGATGGTTGTCTATGGGTATGCAAGGTTGGCCGGGTACAACCAAGACTACGAAATCGTACCCGACCTGCTGGCCTCGTTTGAAAACGAGGGCAATCGCAAGTTCACCCTGAAACTCCGCGAAGGGCACAAGTGGTCGGACGGCTCACCTTTTACCTCGGAAGACTTCCGCTATTGGTGGGAAGACGTCGCCAATAACGAGTTGCTCAGCCCGTCAGGCCCACCCGATTTTCTGATCGTCGAAGGCAAAGCCCCCACGGTCACGTTTCCTGATGAAACCACTGTGATCTTCGAATGGAACGACCCCAATCCGGACTTCCTGCAGTCTTTGGCACAGGCGCGACCGCCCTTTATTTATCGACCGTCCGCCTTTCTGAAACAGTATCATGAGAAATACGCGGACGCAGAAGAGCTTGCCTTTCAGGTTGAAGATGCCCGGGTCAAAAGCTGGGCAGCGCTGCACAACAAGCTGGATAACCTTTACAAGTTCGACAACCATGAACTTCCCACGTTGCAACCTTGGTTGAACGCCAGTTCGGGCAAGAAGATCCGCCACAACTTCGTGCGCAACCCATATTATCACCGCATCGATAGCAAAGGGGTGCAACTTCCCTATATTGACGTGGTCGAAATGGAAATTGTCGCGTCCGGTCTTGTTGCCGCCAAGACCAACGCCGGTGAAAGCGATCTGCAAGGCCGTGGTCTTGCCTTCCGAGACGCGTCGATCCTGAAGAAAGGCGAAGCACAGGGCGGATATAAAACGCTGTTGTGGAAAACTGGCGTAGCCTCGCAGATCGCAATCTATCCGAACCTCAACTTCGCCGATGACGTCTGGCGCAATGTATTGCGGGACGTTCGCGTGCGGCGGGCCTTGTCGCTGGCCATCGACCGGCAATCTATCAATCAGGCCCTTTACTTTAAACTCGCACATCCTGCTGCGATGTCAGTTCTTCCCGCCTCGCCATTTTACAATGAAGAGAATGCCGCGGCATGGGCGCAATACGATATCGATCAGGCCAATACGCTTTTGGATGAGGCCGGTCTGGATCAGCGCGACAAGAACGGCGTCCGCCTGTTGCCGGACGGCCGCCCGATGGAGCTGGTGATCGAAACCGCAGGTGAGCGGCAAGAGGTTGAAAACGCCCTTCAGATCGTAACCGACACCTGGCGCGAAATTGGGGTCAAACTGGTCATGCGCCCGCTGGACCGGGACATCCTGCGCAACCGGGTTTTCGCAGGAAACTCGATGGCGTCAGTCTGGTTCGGCTGGGATGACGGCATCCCGCAGGCGCATACATCGCCAGCGTATCTGGCCCCGACAGATCAGGTATTCCTGGCCTGGCCAAAATGGGGGCAGTACTATCAGACCGGTGGCGAAGCGGGTGAGGCCCCCGACATGCCAGAGGCCGAACGCCTGATGGAGTTGGTACATGAATGGCAAATTTCCACAACCGTTGAAGCACGTGAAGCCGTCTGGACCGAGATGCTTAGCATCCACGCGGGTCAACTCTATGCCATTGGCATTCTGAACGGAGCCCCTCAGCCTATTGTCGTGTCAAACCGCCTGCGCAACGTGCCGGAACAGGCTATGTGGGCCTGGGAACCCGGTGCACATTTCGGCATTCACCGCCCGGACGAGTTCTTTTTCGCCGACTGAGCAGGAGCAGCTAAATGATCATGCTGCGCTACGTGGTGTATCGCTTTTTCACGATGCTGCTGACTTTGTTGGTGGTCTCGGTTCTGGTTTTCGTAATCATCAACCTTCCGCCCGGCGACTATCTCAGCAACCAGATCGCGGAACTTCAGGCCTCGGGCCAGTCGGCAGGTGTCGCAAAGGCAGAGTTCCTGCGCGCTGAATACGCGCTGGATCGCCCCATGTGGGAACAATACCTGATCTGGATAGGTTTCTGGCCCGGACCGCACGGGTTTTCCGGTTTGATCCAGGGCAATTATGGCTGGTCTTTTGAATTCGACCGCCCCGTTTCTGAAATCGTCGGTGACACGCTTTGGTTGACGGTTGTGGTCAATCTGGCTGCGATCCTGTTTGTCTATGCCGTGGCACTACCACTGGGCGTTATCGCCGCTGCGCGGTCCCGAACATGGATCGATTACACCTCGGCCTTCGTGGGGTATCTGGGCCTGGCAACGCCGAACTTTTTGCTGGCGCTGATCCTGTTCTACTACGGCCACCAATATTTCAACCTGCCAATCGGGGGGTTGATGGATCCAAGTTTCGAAGGCCAGCCGATGACTTGGGAGAAATTGAAATCCATCCTCATCCACCTGATCGTACCGACCTTTGTCATCGGCACTTCAGGCGCATCGGCGATGATGCAGCGTCTGCGCGCGAATATGCTGGACGAATTGGGCAAGCCCTATGTGGAAACCGCCATCGCGAAAGGCATGGCCCCGTCTCGGATGCTCACCAAATATCCGCTGCGAGTGGCCTTCAACCCCTTTGTCGCAGATATCGGCAACCTGCTGCCGTCGATGGTTTCCGGCTCTGTTCTGGTCTCGGTCGTTCTGGGCCTTCAGACCATTGGCCCGACCCTGCTGACAGCCCTGAAGACGCAGGATCAGTTTCTGTCAGCATTCATCCTGATGTTCGTCGCCCTGCTGACCCTGATCGGCACGATGATCTCGGATATCCTGCTGGTGATGCTGGATCCGCGCATTCGGTACGAGGGGCGTGAAGCATGACTGATCGTCCTGACAACCGCTACGTCGATGACGCGCCGTTTGATCCGCAGGCCTCGGTTCAGCAACTGGAACGCGCCGATCTGGATGCCCCCAACTGGGTGCTGGTCTGGCGCAAGTTCAGAACGCATAAGCTGGGCCTGATCTCGGGTATCTTCCTGCTGCTATGCTACCTTATGCTGCCCTTTGCGGGTTTCATCGCGCCCTATGGCCCGAACGACCGCAACGGAGAGCACCTGTACGCGCCGCCACAATCGGTAAACTGGTTCCATGAGGGCGAATTCATCGGCCCCCACGTTTACCCGATCGTAGCCGAAGCGGACCTTGAGACCTTCCAATGGAAGTTTGTCCCCGACACAGAAGACCCGCGCCCGATCAGGTTCTTCTGCGAAAGCTCGGAGTACAAGCTGGCCGGATTGATCCCGTCAGACACACACCTGTTCTGTGCCCCACAGGGGGCTACGCTGTTCCTGTGGGGATCCGACCGGTTGGGCCGAGATATCTTCAGCCGTATTCTTTACGGCGCGCAGCTGTCTCTCACGGTAGGTCTGATTGGTATCTCGGTGTCGTTCTTTCTTGGCATCCTTTTCGGTTCGATGGCCGGTTATTTCGGCGGGCGTATCGACTGGACCATCAACCGGGTTATTGAAATCCTGCGTTCACTGCCGGAACTGCCCTTGTGGCTGGCCCTCTCAGCCGCCGTGCCCTCGAACTGGAGCCCGGTCGCAGTGTTCTTTATCATTTCGATCATCCTTGGCATCCTCGACTGGCCAGGTCTGGCGCGCTCGGTCCGCGCGAAATTCCTGTCGTTGCGCGAGGAAGAGTATGTGCGTGCGGCTGAAATGATGGGGGCAAGCTCTGGCCGGGTGATCCGCAAACACCTGCTGCCAAACTTCATGTCGCATCTGATCGCATCGGCCACATTGTCGATCCCGGCTATGATCCTGGGTGAAACCGCGCTCAGTTTTCTGGGCCTCGGCCTGCGTGCACCTGCCGTCAGTTGGGGAGTGATGCTGAATGACGCGCAGAACCTCGCTTCGATCGAGATCTACCCGTGGACGGCTATCCCGATGTTGCCGATCATCGTCATTGTGCTGGCGTTCAACTTCCTCGGCGACGGGCTGCGCGACAGTCTCGACCCCTATCAGCAATGAGCCTTCTGGCCACTCTTCCCGCTGTTGACAGCTATCACAGGCTTGGAGGAGGCGCTTTGCTAAGCGTCTTCGCCGTTTCCGAACTGGCCACCGCCGGCTTTGCAGCTGTGGGACGGGAAATGGCCCGGTTGATCCAGGCTCTCAACCTATCTCCGAAGACACCTGAGGTCACAATTGATCACCGGCTGGCATCTATGTGGTTCGGCTATTCCTTCAAACCAGACGGTTGGGACGTGCCCAGTTTGTGGGACGCGGTCGCGGGCGATTACAAAGCCGCGGATGGCTGGATCCGGTTGCACACAAACCTGCCCCGTCATCGCTCTGCTGCTTTGAGGGTCCTGGGCACCCAGCCCGAGCGCGAAGCGGTAGCAAAAGCTGTCAGGTCCTGGGCAATTTCGGAACTGGAAACAGCAGTTGTCGCCGAAGGTGGCGTGGCGGCAGCCATGCGCAGCCGGACCGAGTGGCTTGACCACCCGCAGGGCCGCGCCGTGTCGCGTGACCCCTTGATTGGCTGGCAAGGGCCACGTTATGTCAAGCTGCGCGACAGACCTCAGGCCACCGCTGATCGGCCTCTGGCAGGGTTGCGGGTGCTTGATCTGACTCGTGTTCTGGCCGGTCCGGTTTCAACGCGAACACTGGCCGGTTTCGGGGCCGAGGTTTTGCGCATCGACCCACCTGACTGGGATGAACCGGGGGTGATCCCGGACATCTCGCTGGGGAAACACTGCGCCTATCTTGACCTGAAATCGGAAGCTGGTCTCGAACGTCTGCACGGGCTGTTGTCTCAGGCCGATGTCTTCGTACACGGGTATCGCCCCGGCGCGCTGGATGCTCTGGGATTGACGCGGGCCAAACGTGACGACCTGGCTCCGAACCGGATCGAAGTCACGCTGGATGCCTATGGTTGGCAAGGTCCATGGTCGACCCGACGCGGGTTTGACAGCCTTGTCCAGATGAGCGCGGGTATTGCTCATGCCGGGATGGGTTGGGCTGACGCGGACAAACCGACCCCGTTGCCGGTTCAGGCTCTGGACCACGCAACGGGCTACCTGATGGCTGCTGCAGTACTGTCCGCACTGGCCGAGGCCGCATCGGGCAATTCCATCATGCACGCGCATCTCTCTCTGGCGCGTACCGCCGAACTTCTGGCCGTGCTCGGAAAAGACGAAGCAGAATCCGCGCCCATCAGCCCGGCAACAACAGATTACAGCACGGCAACAGAGACTTCCGGCTGGGGTCCCGGCCATCGCCTCAAACCTGCGCTGAGGGTCGGCGAAGCGACGATGCGTTGGGATTTGCCTGCGTCGAAACTGGGCAATTCAAAACCTGTCTGGCCCTTCACCGCCAACTGACCGTCCGCCGCGCGGGACGCGCGGCCGGGCGCAACGCTTCGGGTGGCGTCTCGTCAGAGACGCAGTCCAAAGCGACGGGAGCGCCCCTAACGATCATCGCCGCCTGGCCCGATATCGTCCAGATAATCCTCATCAATCGCCGCCTGCGCCGCACCTGTCACGGCCTCACGTTGATTAGGTGTCAGCTCTTCGGCCTCTTTGCCATCCGCCAACCTCACGGTGACTTCGCGATGCGCAAATTTGATGCCTTCCCGCGCGAACAGCTCGCGAATTTCCTGATAGACCCTCTTGCGTATCAGCCATTGATCGCCCGGTTTGGTCATAAACTTGACCCGGATGATCATCGCTGAATCCTGCATTTCGATCACACCCTGGGACTTCAGCGGCTGTATGAAATTTTCTCCGATCACAGGATCGCTCAGCAACTCCTGGCCCAGCTTCTTGATCAGCTTGCGAACCTTTTCCACGTCAGTGTCATACGTCACGCGCAGCGGCAGTTTCATGATCACCCAGTCACGGGAATAGTTGGTCAGAACTTTGATTTCACCAAAAGGAATCGTGTTCAGCGCGCCAAGATGGTGACGCAGCTGGAAGGACCGGACCGAGATTTTCTCGACCGTTCCCTTGACGTCTCCGATATCGATGTACTCACCCTTCCGAAAGGCATCATCCATCAGGAAAAACGCCCCTGAAAAAATATCTCGCACCAGTGTTTGAGACCCGAAGCCAACGGCCAGACCAACCACACCAGCACCTGCAAACAACGGGCTGACATTGATACCAAGTTCCATGAGAACGATCAGCATGATCGTCACGACGACAACGGCCAGAATAGCGCCGCGGAACAATGGCAGCAGTGTCGCCAGCCGGCTTTGGCCGCCTTCTCCGCCCTCATCGCCCAATTCGGCCTCGGTGCCATCATCGACTTCCTCCGCTATCTTGCTGTCGATCCAGATGCGAAAGAAATGAAACAGAACGTAGCCGATGAAGATGATGACCATCACATCCAGCACGCGTGCAACCGGCAGGTCCTGGCTCCAGTCCGCCTCGGGATACCAAATCACCACAAGCGCATAGGCACCGATCACAAATGCCAGAATTCCAGCCACCCGACGCGCCAGATCTTCATAGGTCAGAAGATACTGTCTGCGCTGTTCTGCCTCGGGCGTTTCCACGGTCTCGAAATCCGCATTAGCGGCGGCGGTGACGGTTTCTTCGTTTATCTCGTTGACCTTGCGTGAACGGTCAAAATACCGCTCCAGCACGTAGTTCATCGCACCATAGGCGATAACAACGGACATGAAGATCATATAGCTGCTTGCGATCAGCGGCAGCGGCGTTGGGTTCTCCAGTGCAAGATCAACAGCCAAACGGAACCAGCTGAACACGACATAGACGATCAGTGCCGGCGCCCAGCCGAAGGATACGAACCGTAACAACCAGGACACCTGATCCGGCGCTCGTCCGCCACGGATTGCATTTGAAATGGCCCGGGCATTGAAAAGGATCATCAGAATATTGCCCAAAGCACCCAACATTGTCAGGCAGCCATAGACCATGGCGTAGACGTTATAATTCAGCCCGAAATCCGCAACCCAGGTCGAAAACAGAACAACCGTGATGTCATAGGTCGCGAGTGCAGAAGCCCAGAGATACAGCCGCTTGGCATCCCGGTCCGAGAACGGTGGCAGTCGATATTGGCTCAGGTAGGGTGACAAAACCATCCGCCACAGATCGGACACCGTGCGCGACAGGAAGAACGCCGTGAAGATCGCCGTGACCGTGAATTGGATCGAGATATCGTCTGCTTCGCCAAAAAACAGATACCCGACGATCAGCGCCATAAGCATCGCAAAAATCGTCGCTCCGATCCCCATCAGGAACCGGAACAGCAGGAAGGGCATCTTTTCGCGGTAGCCTTGCGGTTCATCCTTGATCCGCGCAACAACCCAGCGGCGCGCGATGCGTTTTCCGTATATCTCGATAGACAGCCAGCGCCCCAACAACAGGAACAGGATGTTCCAGCCCAGAACTTCGACATAGGTCTGAATACGACCGTCCGGGCTGGTCTGACGCAGGACATACTTCACTTCGAACACCGAATACGGCAGCGCCTCAAGCCGTGACTGCATCGACTCACGGAATTTCGAGAACCGCTCCTGCGCCTTCATCAGCTGCGATCCGCCACCCATGGGATTGTTCGAATCGCTGGCCGCATCATCCGGGCCCGCATCCGCGCTGCCGGCTGTTGTCACAACCTGCCCAGCGCTGTCGATGACGATCACACTTGCCCCGGCTTCACTGGCCGCGCGAATTGCCTCCGCCAAATCACTTTCTTGCGTGGTTTCAGACGAACTGCCCGAGCTATACCCCGGAATCAACGACGACTGCGCTGAGACGCTGACCGGAAGTGCTAGAACAAAAGCCCACAAAGCCAGAGTTATTGCGGCCAGAAAGGTGTGTTTCATAGGGTTTTGCATCCAGCTTTTCCGATAGCGGCCAGACTACAGAAGGGTTTCAGGCAGTTCAAACACTCGGGTGTGACCTGCTCAACATCGTGATCCGGCGTGTTCTTGACGCACTGTTTGATCACGGATGTTTTCAATCTGGTGAAAATTGAATATGAACGAACAGAAGTTTAAGGCCCTGCCCCTTTGCCAGTTCACCTGCTCTTTTGTGATCCCTCTCAAGCCTTGGTGCGATATGTCGCGAAATCGCCGATATGCTGTTGCCAAATCGCAATGTTTGGAACATTTGCGGAAGAGCATTTCCTCCTTTGGCAAGCGTGGCTGGGAAATATACAGTAACGCTTGCAAACGCGCGGATTTCGAACCGGGATCAAGAAGACGGGCAACACTATGAGCCTTAGCAAAACCAAATCCAAACCGGACCGCGCGCCGCGTATCCTGTTTTACAGCCACGACACGTTCGGGCTGGGCCATCTTCGCCGGTCGCGGGCTTTGGCGGCTGCGATCACGCAGGCGGATCAAAGCGCGTCGGCACTGATCCTGACCGGCTCGCCTGTGGCCGGTCGGTTTACGTTTCCCCGCCGCGTCGATCACGTGCGCCTGCCCGGTGTGACCAAACGTGCTGACGGATCCTATGCTGCGCGCACAATCGGGATGGGCATCGAAGAAGTGACCGAATTGCGGTCGGGTCTGATTCAAACAGCAGTTCAGCAATTCGACCCCGATATTCTGATCGTCGACAAGGAACCGACAGGGTTTCGGGGGGAATTGCTTCCGACCCTGAAATACCTGCAACACAACTGCGGAACGAAACTGGTGCTTGGGTTGCGCGATGTTCTGGATGAACCCGAAGTGTTGGCCGCTGAATGGGCGCGCAAGGAAGCCATTGATGCGACCGAGCGGTTTTATCACGAAATCTGGGTTTACGGCTTGCAGTCGATTTATGACCCGACACAGGGGCTGCCCCTGAGCCCGGCGGCGCAGTCCCGCATTCACTGGACGGGGTATCTGCGCCGTGATCTAGGCCCAGTCGGCGGACCACCGGAACAACCCTATATCCTGATCACGCCCGGCGGTGGCGGCGATGGCAAGGCGATGGTCAACCTCGTTCTGTCTGCATACGAAAAAGATCCGGATCTGTCACCGCGCGCGGTTCTGGTCTACGGTCCCTTCCTGTCTGGCGAGTTGCGAGAGGATTTCGAAACGCGCGTCGCGGCTCTGAACGGTCGTGTCACTGCTGTTGGCTTCGAATCCCAAATCGAAACACTTTTTGCAGGCGCCAAAGGCGTCGTCTGCATGGGTGGCTACAACACGTTCTGCGAGGTTCTGTCCTTCGACAAACGCGCGGTCATCGTCCCGCGCACCACGCCCCGGCTGGAACAGTGGATTCGGGCTTCGCGTGCAGAAGGGTTGGGCCTCGTGCGGATGCTGGATGAAAACCGGGATGGCCTGACACCGGATTCGATGATCCGTGCCATTCGGGAACTGCCGCATCAATCCCTGCCGTCCCAAACCATCCAGAGCGGATTGCTGGACGGGCTGAACTATGTCACGGACCGCATCGAGAGCATGCTGACCTGGGAACAGGAACGAGCCACCGGATGACCTCAGATTCCCCTACTCTGGCGGTTGTGGTCAAAGGCTGGCCACGACTGTCTGAAACGTTCATCGCGCAGGAACTTGTCGCCTTGCAGGATGCCGGACATCATTTTGACATCTGGTCTTTGCGGCACCCGACCGACACGAAACGCCACCCTCTGCATGACCGTTTCACAGGGCAGGTCCGATACCTGCCCGAGTATCTTCATGACGAACCCAAACGGGTCTGGGCGGCACGGACCCTGGCCCAAACGCTTCCCGGTTACGACAGGGCCTATCGGATCTGGCGTCAGGACTTGAAGCGCGACCCGACACCCAATCGCATCCGCCGGTTTGGGCAAGCCTGTGTTCTGGCCGCTGAATTGCCTGCCCAGACGCAAGGGTTGTACGCTCATTTCATGCACACGCCGTCGTCCGTTACCCGTTACGCCGCCATCATGCGCGAATTGCCGTGGAGTTTTTCGGCTCATGCCAAGGATATCTGGACGTCGCCGGATTGGGAAAAACGTGAAAAGCTGAAAGCCGCATCCTACGGGGCCACGTTTGGCGCCACCTGTACAGCCATCGGAGCGGATCATCTGCGCAGCCTGGCCGATGACCCCAAGCGCGTGGATTTGATCTATCACGGGTTGGACCTGTCTCGCTTTCCTGAACCGCCAACGCAAAGGCTGCGTGCTGCGGGCGGTCCTTTTCACATGATTTCCGTCGGGCGTCTTGTCGAGAAAAAAGGCTTCGATCGTCTGGTCGCGGCTTTTGCATTGCTGCCCGATGACCTGGATTGGCACTGGACCCATATCGGTGGTGGCGCATTGGGTGATGCTTTGCGGGCGATGGCGAACACAGCCGGCATCGCGAACCGGATCACCTGGAAAGGGGCCTGCGACCAGCCGGAGGTCATCGAAGCGATGCGTGATGCCGACCTGTTCGTTCTGCCCAGCCGCATCGCGAAGGACGGAGACCGCGACGGGTTGCCGAATGTGTTGATGGAGGCCGCGTCTCAGCTGTTGCCAATCCTGTCGACTCCGATCTCGGCGATCCCCGAGTTTATTGAAACCGGAACGCATGGGGTTTTGTCCGATGACGACCCATCGGCGCTGGCAGAAGCCATTGAAGGTTTGGCAACCGATCCGCAGCAGGCCGCAAGAATGGCACGTGCAGCCTATGATCGCCTGCAAGCCGAGTTTCGGATGGCCCCCGGCATCGCACGGCTGTCTGAACGCCTCAATTCCATGTGCATGGAAAACGCGTAATGGCGCGGGTCGCGTTTTATGCCCCGATGAAATCTCCTGACAGCCCGAAACCTTCGGGCGACCGTGAAATGGCCAGGAACCTGATGCAGGCGCTGACCGCAGAGGGTGATACGGTCGATCTGGCGACCGACTTGCGCATTTATGACAAAAGCGGCGACGAAGACTTGCAACATGCCCTGAGACGCGCGGCAGAGGATGAAGCGAAACGACTTATCTCTGACATGCCTTCAGATACTAGTCTTTGGGTGACCTACCACAATTATTACAAGGCACCTGACCTGCTGGGCCCTCGGGTTTGCAAGGCGCACGGCATTCCCTATGTGCAACTGGAAAGCACCCGCGCATCCAGCCGGTTAAGCGGGCCGTGGGCTGAATTTGCCAAGGCGGCGCATCAGGCCTGCGATGCAGCAGATGTGATCTTTTATCACACGGCCAACGACCTGATCACTTTGGAGCGGGATCGTTTTGGCGATCAGGCTTTGGTCGAATTGCCTCCGTTCCTGCCAATGGCCGAATTGCCCCCCGCCGCCATCGGCGGTGAACCCATGCTGACCGTCGGCATGATGCGGTACGGGGACAAGCTGGCGTCCTATCAGATATTGTCCGAGGCCCTGGCGCATTTGACAGGAGACTGGCACCTCAATATCGCGGGAGACGGCCCGGCGCGCAGGCAGGTTGAGACCCTGATGGCACCATTCGGACATCGGGTGAGTTTTCTGGGTCAGCTTGACCGGGAAGAATTGCAACGCGTCTATCAACAGTCGTCTCTGCTTGCCTGGCCCGGAGTAAATGAGGCTTACGGGATGATTTACCTTGAGGCGCAGGCCGCGGGATTGCCTGTCGTCGCTCAGGATCGGCCCGGCGTACGCGATGTTCTGTCCCCCGCGGCCTATCCGTCTGTCGCAAGCGGTGCCAAGGGATTTGCGGATGGCATGCAAGCTCTTCTTTCGGATTCCATGCTGCGCCACTCTCTCGCCGCTGCAGCACGCGACTACGTGGCAGAGCGCCACCTGATGCCACAGGCGACCGAGCGTTTGTGGGCAACCCTCCGACCTCTGCTGAAGGACGTATCATGACCCGGCTTGCATTGCTCCGCCATGGGCACACCCATTGGAACCGCGCGGGACGGATCCAGGGGCGCAGCGACATACCGCTGGACGATGACGCCCGAGCCGAACTGGCAGGCTATGGATTGCCGCAGGACTGGGCCAAAGCTGACATCTGGTCCAGCCCCCTGCACCGCGCCAGTGAGACGGCGCAAATCGTGACTGGTCGCGACCCGAACACCTCGGACGCGTTGACGGAGATGAACTGGGGCGATTGGGAAGGTCTGCGCGGAGTTGACCTGATCGCGGACACATCCAGCGGGTATCGTCATATCGAGAGTTGGAGCTGGGATTTCCGCCCACCAAACGGGGAAAGCCCGGCCGAGGTTCGCGACAGGCTTCACCCGTGGCTGTCCGAGTTGCAGCGGGATACCGTCGCGGTCTGCCATATCGGAATCATGCGGGTCATTCTGGCCCAGGCTTGGGGGTGGAATTTTGAAGGCCCTGCCCCCTTTAAGATCAAACGCAATCGGCTGTATATCGTCGACATGAATACCATGACCGCCGACGCCGACCCCGTTCGCCTGATCAAACGCGAGGCCCCGCAATGAAGGTGATGATCATCGTCACGCACCTGTTGGGCACCGGGCATCTCAGCCGGGCGCTGACATTGGGGCGGGCATTTCGGGATGATGGCCAAGACGTCATGGTCGTGACGGGTGGCATGCCCGCGCCGCAATTGGATAGCACCGGCATGACCCTGTTCGGCTTGCCGCCTCTCAGGTCAGAAGGAACCAACTTCACCCGTTTGCTGACCGAAAGCGGTGAAGAGGCTGACGCGGCCTATTA contains:
- a CDS encoding ABC transporter ATP-binding protein, translated to MSALLSVRDLSIGFGTGNSVVTNVNFDVEAGQTLALVGESGSGKTITCRAVLRILPRTAQIRNGTITLNDSKGMCELTTVSERELRNIRGNRVSMIFQEPMRSLSPLHKIGNQVSEVLWLHRGLSESAARKKVLTQFERVGFPNPQRAYDSYPFELSGGMRQRAMIAMAMVSKPELLIADEPTTALDVTTQAQVLGLIKELQRETGMALILVTHDLGVVANMAEQVVVMHKGRVMEAGPAAPILTAPAHPYTKQLFDAAPEIPDQDAVGIPMPDTDLILQMKDVSKTYTMRSSKGWQSDKAIYACRGVDLNLARGKTLAIVGESGSGKTTAARIALGAELPDPGGEVLFRSAPDADPITVHNMTRAQRTAFQRKAQMVFQDPYSSLSPRMRIQDAMTEPLEIHRIGTTAEQRDKAAEMLQRVGLTGDMLKRYPHAFSGGQRQRLSVARAMMLDPQLIVCDEPTSALDVSVQEQILTLLENLQDSLNLSYLFISHDLAVVARIADEVAVMRRGLIVEQAPPETLFYNPRHPYTKALIAAQPEPDINRPIDLQLVSLGAGAPDSWDEAFRFSDTVIPSLVELEPGHKVRCHV
- a CDS encoding ABC transporter substrate-binding protein; the encoded protein is MFKTTRPLMLAVMLAFSGTLPAAAEAIPTPQESAFWSAEVESGNLPPVQERLPKDPLIVDLTAKGREFGTPGGTLRTMVTRSKDIRQMVVYGYARLAGYNQDYEIVPDLLASFENEGNRKFTLKLREGHKWSDGSPFTSEDFRYWWEDVANNELLSPSGPPDFLIVEGKAPTVTFPDETTVIFEWNDPNPDFLQSLAQARPPFIYRPSAFLKQYHEKYADAEELAFQVEDARVKSWAALHNKLDNLYKFDNHELPTLQPWLNASSGKKIRHNFVRNPYYHRIDSKGVQLPYIDVVEMEIVASGLVAAKTNAGESDLQGRGLAFRDASILKKGEAQGGYKTLLWKTGVASQIAIYPNLNFADDVWRNVLRDVRVRRALSLAIDRQSINQALYFKLAHPAAMSVLPASPFYNEENAAAWAQYDIDQANTLLDEAGLDQRDKNGVRLLPDGRPMELVIETAGERQEVENALQIVTDTWREIGVKLVMRPLDRDILRNRVFAGNSMASVWFGWDDGIPQAHTSPAYLAPTDQVFLAWPKWGQYYQTGGEAGEAPDMPEAERLMELVHEWQISTTVEAREAVWTEMLSIHAGQLYAIGILNGAPQPIVVSNRLRNVPEQAMWAWEPGAHFGIHRPDEFFFAD
- a CDS encoding ABC transporter permease — translated: MIMLRYVVYRFFTMLLTLLVVSVLVFVIINLPPGDYLSNQIAELQASGQSAGVAKAEFLRAEYALDRPMWEQYLIWIGFWPGPHGFSGLIQGNYGWSFEFDRPVSEIVGDTLWLTVVVNLAAILFVYAVALPLGVIAAARSRTWIDYTSAFVGYLGLATPNFLLALILFYYGHQYFNLPIGGLMDPSFEGQPMTWEKLKSILIHLIVPTFVIGTSGASAMMQRLRANMLDELGKPYVETAIAKGMAPSRMLTKYPLRVAFNPFVADIGNLLPSMVSGSVLVSVVLGLQTIGPTLLTALKTQDQFLSAFILMFVALLTLIGTMISDILLVMLDPRIRYEGREA
- a CDS encoding ABC transporter permease codes for the protein MTDRPDNRYVDDAPFDPQASVQQLERADLDAPNWVLVWRKFRTHKLGLISGIFLLLCYLMLPFAGFIAPYGPNDRNGEHLYAPPQSVNWFHEGEFIGPHVYPIVAEADLETFQWKFVPDTEDPRPIRFFCESSEYKLAGLIPSDTHLFCAPQGATLFLWGSDRLGRDIFSRILYGAQLSLTVGLIGISVSFFLGILFGSMAGYFGGRIDWTINRVIEILRSLPELPLWLALSAAVPSNWSPVAVFFIISIILGILDWPGLARSVRAKFLSLREEEYVRAAEMMGASSGRVIRKHLLPNFMSHLIASATLSIPAMILGETALSFLGLGLRAPAVSWGVMLNDAQNLASIEIYPWTAIPMLPIIVIVLAFNFLGDGLRDSLDPYQQ